The following are encoded together in the Paludisphaera mucosa genome:
- a CDS encoding SDR family NAD(P)-dependent oxidoreductase, translated as MSTERKVAVITGASQGIGEGLVRGFLDRGYRVVANSRSIKPDASADVLAVAGDISDPGVADRVIGGAVEKFGRVDTLVNNAGSFISRPFTEYTEDDFAAMLSVNLTGFFHVSQRAIRRMLAQGGGHVVNLTTTLVGQPFKGVPSALASLTKGGLDAVTRSLAIEYADRGIRVNAVAPGVIKTPMHAPETHASLAGLHPMGRMGEVREVVEAVLYLESAAFVTGETLHVDGGAHAGHW; from the coding sequence ATGAGTACCGAACGCAAGGTCGCCGTCATCACCGGGGCATCGCAAGGGATCGGCGAAGGATTGGTCCGAGGGTTCCTCGACCGCGGCTACCGTGTCGTTGCCAACTCCCGGTCCATCAAGCCCGACGCCTCGGCGGACGTACTGGCCGTCGCCGGCGACATCTCCGACCCGGGGGTTGCCGACCGGGTGATCGGGGGCGCGGTCGAGAAGTTCGGCCGGGTCGACACGCTGGTCAACAACGCAGGCAGCTTCATCTCCAGGCCGTTCACCGAGTATACCGAGGACGACTTCGCCGCCATGCTGTCGGTGAACCTGACGGGGTTCTTCCACGTCTCGCAGCGGGCCATCCGCCGGATGCTCGCGCAGGGCGGCGGGCACGTCGTGAACCTGACCACGACGCTCGTGGGACAGCCCTTCAAGGGCGTGCCGTCGGCGCTGGCATCCCTCACCAAGGGCGGGCTGGATGCGGTCACGAGGTCGCTGGCCATCGAGTACGCGGACAGGGGCATCCGCGTGAACGCGGTGGCCCCGGGTGTCATCAAAACGCCGATGCACGCCCCCGAGACGCACGCTTCCCTCGCCGGGCTCCATCCGATGGGGCGGATGGGCGAGGTCCGGGAGGTGGTCGAGGCGGTGCTCTACTTGGAATCGGCCGCATTCGTGACCGGCGAGACGCTGCACGTCGACGGCGGCGCGCACGCCGGACACTGGTAA
- a CDS encoding tautomerase family protein, with protein MPIVTIQITREGTTPEQKASLIKGATDLLANVLDKPPGLTFVIIQEVEMADWGVNGLPAAEHRRHAADELPD; from the coding sequence ATGCCGATCGTGACGATCCAGATCACCCGAGAGGGGACGACGCCCGAGCAGAAAGCCTCGCTCATCAAGGGGGCGACGGACCTCCTCGCAAACGTGCTGGACAAGCCGCCGGGGTTGACCTTCGTGATCATCCAGGAAGTGGAGATGGCGGACTGGGGAGTGAACGGCCTGCCCGCGGCGGAGCACCGGCGTCATGCCGCGGACGAACTACCTGATTGA